One window of Manihot esculenta cultivar AM560-2 chromosome 17, M.esculenta_v8, whole genome shotgun sequence genomic DNA carries:
- the LOC110607458 gene encoding serine/threonine-protein kinase PBL34 isoform X2 — MGLGPDSAKVKNLEDKSKSKKKKDEGSRKMEEEEIGCWAKFRLMGGCMPSRSKVDSSLSGITTQYVESKSTDEKSKDQPVVPVMSSTTSNGESASSTPKFSEELKLASHLRKFTFNDLKLATRNFRPESLLGEGGFGCVFKGWVEENGTAPVKPGTGLTVAVKTLNHDGLQGHKEWLAEVNFLGNLLHPNLVKLIGYCIEDDQRLLVYEFMPRGSLENHLFRRSLPLPWSIRMKIALGAAKGLAFLHEEAERSVIYRDFKTSNILLDAEYNAKLSDFGLAKDGPESGKTHVSTRVMGTYGYAAPEYVMTGHLSSKSDVYSFGVVLLEMLTGRRSMDKNRPNGEHNLVEWARPHFGDRRRFYRLLDPRLEGHFSIKGAQKAIQLAAQCLSRDPKARPRMSEVVETLKPLPNLKDMASSSYYFQTMQADRNKSNMQNKNGTRTPAGFVTRNGQTLRSLSSLSDSRASPYNQPYQSPKPTVKKS, encoded by the exons ATGGGTTTGGGTCCTGATTCTGCAAAGGTAAAAAATTTGGAAGATAAATCAAAgagcaagaagaagaaagatgagGGAagtagaaagatggaggaggaggagattgGGTGTTGGGCTAAATTCAGACTGATGGGAGGTTGCATGCCTTCAAGATCAAAAGTTGATAGCTCTTTAAGCGGTATTACAACTCAGTATG TGGAATCTAAATCTACTGATGAGAAGAGCAAAGACCAACCAGTTGTTCCTGTGATGTCCTCTACAACTAGTAATGGAGAAAGTGCTTCATCCACTCCAAAATTCAGTGAGGAACTGAAGCTTGCTTCTCATCTCCGAAAGTTTACTTTCAATGACCTTAAATTAGCTACTAGAAATTTCAGGCCTGAGAGTCTTCTGGGGGAGGGTGGTTTTGGTTGTGTCTTCAAAGGATGGGTGGAGGAGAATGGAACTGCCCCTGTGAAACCCGGCACAGGACTTACTGTTGCAGTGAAAACCCTCAATCATGATGGACTTCAGGGTCATAAGGAGTGGCTT GCTGAAGTTAATTTTCTTGGCAACCTTCTCCATCCCAATTTGGTTAAATTGATTGGTTATTGCATTGAAGATGATCAGAGGTTGCTGGTGTATGAGTTTATGCCTAGAGGAAGTTTAGAGAACCACCTCTTCAGAA GGTCCTTGCCTCTTCCTTGGTCGATCAGAATGAAAATTGCACTGGGTGCTGCAAAGGGTCTTGCCTTCCTTCATGAAGAGGCTGAAAGATCAGTGATATATCGTGATTTTAAGACatctaatattttattagatgCT GAATACAATGCCAAACTCTCTGATTTTGGACTTGCAAAAGATGGTCCTGAGAGCGGCAAAACTCATGTATCTACTCGAGTAATGGGAACATATGGCTATGCTGCCCCAGAATACGTGATGACTG GACATTTGAGCTCAAAGAGTGACGTCTACAGTTTTGGAGTTGTTTTGCTTGAAATGCTGACAGGACGAAGATCTATGGACAAAAACCGTCCAAATGGGGAGCACAACCTTGTCGAATGGGCAAGGCCTCATTTTGGAGATAGGAGAAGATTCTATCGGTTATTAGACCCTCGTCTGGAAGGACATTTTTCAATCAAAGGTGCTCAGAAAGCTATACAACTGGCTGCTCAGTGTCTTAGCCGCGATCCCAAAGCTAGACCCCGAATGAGTGAAGTTGTTGAAACGCTAAAGCCTTTGCCTAACTTGAAGGATATGGCCAGCTCTTCCTATTATTTCCAAACTATGCAAGCAGATCGGAACAAGTCAAATATGCAAAACAAAAATGGTACCAGAACACCGGCAGGATTTGTAACAAGGAATGGACAAACACTGAGGAGCTTATCCAGTCTTAGCGACTCACGTGCTTCTCCATATAACCAGCCATACCAGTCACCAAAACCTACTGTGAAAAAATCATAG
- the LOC110607459 gene encoding hypersensitive-induced response protein 2: MGQACGCIQVEQSKVVIREHFGKYDAVLEPGCHCMPWCLGYKVSGKLSLRVQQLDIKCETKTKDNVFVNVVASIQYRALAEKAADAYYKLSNTKAQIQAYVFDVIRASVPKLSLDAAFEQKNEIAKAVEDELEKAMSAYGFEIVQTLIVDIEPDTHVKKAMNEINAAARQRVAASEKAEGVKILQIKRAEGEAESKYLSGIGIARQRQAIVDGLRDSVLGFSENVPGTSAKDVLDMVLLTQYFDTMKEIGASSKSSSVFIPHGPGAVRDIASQIRGGLLQGNSANQRFSGCMETCVPANE, encoded by the exons ATGGGTCAAGCATGTGGTTGCATTCAAGTGGAGCAATCAAAAGTTGTTATCAGGGAACACTTTGGGAAGTATGATGCTGTGCTGGAGCCTGGCTGCCACTGCATGCCGTGGTGCCTGGGATACAAAGTGTCTGGTAAACTTTCTCTGCGTGTCCAACAACTTGATATTAAGTGCGAAACAAAAACAAAG GATAATGTATTTGTCAATGTGGTTGCCTCTATTCAATATCGTGCTTTGGCAGAAAAAGCCGCAGACGCCTACTATAAGCTCTCCAACACCAAAGCTCAGATTCAAGCCtatgtttttgatg TTATCAGGGCAAGTGTTCCGAAGTTGAGCTTGGATGCTGCTTTTGAACAGAAGAATGAAATTGCAAAAGCTGTTGAAGATGAACTTGAAAAA GCCATGTCTGCATATGGATTTGAAATAGTGCAGACTCTTATTGTGGATATAGAACCAGATACTCATGTGAAGAAGGCAATGAACGAGATAAATGCAG CTGCAAGACAGAGAGTGGCGGCAAGTGAAAAGGCAGAAGGAGTTAAAATATTGCAGATAAAACGAGCAGAAGGAGAAGCAGAATCCAAATACCTTTCAGGGATTGGCATAGCTCGTCAGCGCCAGGCGATAGTTGATGGACTAAGAGATAGTGTGCTTGGATTCTCTGAGAATGTTCCTGGAACAAGTGCTAAGGATGTGTTGGATATGGTGCTGTTGACTCAATACTTTGATACAATGAAAGAAATTGGAGCATCCTCAAAATCCTCATCTGTTTTCATTCCACATGGCCCTGGTGCAGTGAGAGATATTGCATCGCAGATTCGTGGTGGACTTCTTCAGGGGAACTCTGCAAATCAGCGCTTCAGCGGATGTATGGAAACTTGTGTGCCTGCTAATGAGTAA
- the LOC110607458 gene encoding serine/threonine-protein kinase PBL34 isoform X3 — protein MGLGPDSAKVKNLEDKSKSKKKKDEGSRKMEEEEIGCWAKFRLMGGCMPSRSKVDSSLSVESKSTDEKSKDQPVVPVMSSTTSNGESASSTPKFSEELKLASHLRKFTFNDLKLATRNFRPESLLGEGGFGCVFKGWVEENGTAPVKPGTGLTVAVKTLNHDGLQGHKEWLAEVNFLGNLLHPNLVKLIGYCIEDDQRLLVYEFMPRGSLENHLFRKGSLPLPWSIRMKIALGAAKGLAFLHEEAERSVIYRDFKTSNILLDAEYNAKLSDFGLAKDGPESGKTHVSTRVMGTYGYAAPEYVMTGHLSSKSDVYSFGVVLLEMLTGRRSMDKNRPNGEHNLVEWARPHFGDRRRFYRLLDPRLEGHFSIKGAQKAIQLAAQCLSRDPKARPRMSEVVETLKPLPNLKDMASSSYYFQTMQADRNKSNMQNKNGTRTPAGFVTRNGQTLRSLSSLSDSRASPYNQPYQSPKPTVKKS, from the exons ATGGGTTTGGGTCCTGATTCTGCAAAGGTAAAAAATTTGGAAGATAAATCAAAgagcaagaagaagaaagatgagGGAagtagaaagatggaggaggaggagattgGGTGTTGGGCTAAATTCAGACTGATGGGAGGTTGCATGCCTTCAAGATCAAAAGTTGATAGCTCTTTAAGCG TGGAATCTAAATCTACTGATGAGAAGAGCAAAGACCAACCAGTTGTTCCTGTGATGTCCTCTACAACTAGTAATGGAGAAAGTGCTTCATCCACTCCAAAATTCAGTGAGGAACTGAAGCTTGCTTCTCATCTCCGAAAGTTTACTTTCAATGACCTTAAATTAGCTACTAGAAATTTCAGGCCTGAGAGTCTTCTGGGGGAGGGTGGTTTTGGTTGTGTCTTCAAAGGATGGGTGGAGGAGAATGGAACTGCCCCTGTGAAACCCGGCACAGGACTTACTGTTGCAGTGAAAACCCTCAATCATGATGGACTTCAGGGTCATAAGGAGTGGCTT GCTGAAGTTAATTTTCTTGGCAACCTTCTCCATCCCAATTTGGTTAAATTGATTGGTTATTGCATTGAAGATGATCAGAGGTTGCTGGTGTATGAGTTTATGCCTAGAGGAAGTTTAGAGAACCACCTCTTCAGAA AAGGGTCCTTGCCTCTTCCTTGGTCGATCAGAATGAAAATTGCACTGGGTGCTGCAAAGGGTCTTGCCTTCCTTCATGAAGAGGCTGAAAGATCAGTGATATATCGTGATTTTAAGACatctaatattttattagatgCT GAATACAATGCCAAACTCTCTGATTTTGGACTTGCAAAAGATGGTCCTGAGAGCGGCAAAACTCATGTATCTACTCGAGTAATGGGAACATATGGCTATGCTGCCCCAGAATACGTGATGACTG GACATTTGAGCTCAAAGAGTGACGTCTACAGTTTTGGAGTTGTTTTGCTTGAAATGCTGACAGGACGAAGATCTATGGACAAAAACCGTCCAAATGGGGAGCACAACCTTGTCGAATGGGCAAGGCCTCATTTTGGAGATAGGAGAAGATTCTATCGGTTATTAGACCCTCGTCTGGAAGGACATTTTTCAATCAAAGGTGCTCAGAAAGCTATACAACTGGCTGCTCAGTGTCTTAGCCGCGATCCCAAAGCTAGACCCCGAATGAGTGAAGTTGTTGAAACGCTAAAGCCTTTGCCTAACTTGAAGGATATGGCCAGCTCTTCCTATTATTTCCAAACTATGCAAGCAGATCGGAACAAGTCAAATATGCAAAACAAAAATGGTACCAGAACACCGGCAGGATTTGTAACAAGGAATGGACAAACACTGAGGAGCTTATCCAGTCTTAGCGACTCACGTGCTTCTCCATATAACCAGCCATACCAGTCACCAAAACCTACTGTGAAAAAATCATAG
- the LOC110607458 gene encoding serine/threonine-protein kinase PBL34 isoform X1, producing MGLGPDSAKVKNLEDKSKSKKKKDEGSRKMEEEEIGCWAKFRLMGGCMPSRSKVDSSLSGITTQYVESKSTDEKSKDQPVVPVMSSTTSNGESASSTPKFSEELKLASHLRKFTFNDLKLATRNFRPESLLGEGGFGCVFKGWVEENGTAPVKPGTGLTVAVKTLNHDGLQGHKEWLAEVNFLGNLLHPNLVKLIGYCIEDDQRLLVYEFMPRGSLENHLFRKGSLPLPWSIRMKIALGAAKGLAFLHEEAERSVIYRDFKTSNILLDAEYNAKLSDFGLAKDGPESGKTHVSTRVMGTYGYAAPEYVMTGHLSSKSDVYSFGVVLLEMLTGRRSMDKNRPNGEHNLVEWARPHFGDRRRFYRLLDPRLEGHFSIKGAQKAIQLAAQCLSRDPKARPRMSEVVETLKPLPNLKDMASSSYYFQTMQADRNKSNMQNKNGTRTPAGFVTRNGQTLRSLSSLSDSRASPYNQPYQSPKPTVKKS from the exons ATGGGTTTGGGTCCTGATTCTGCAAAGGTAAAAAATTTGGAAGATAAATCAAAgagcaagaagaagaaagatgagGGAagtagaaagatggaggaggaggagattgGGTGTTGGGCTAAATTCAGACTGATGGGAGGTTGCATGCCTTCAAGATCAAAAGTTGATAGCTCTTTAAGCGGTATTACAACTCAGTATG TGGAATCTAAATCTACTGATGAGAAGAGCAAAGACCAACCAGTTGTTCCTGTGATGTCCTCTACAACTAGTAATGGAGAAAGTGCTTCATCCACTCCAAAATTCAGTGAGGAACTGAAGCTTGCTTCTCATCTCCGAAAGTTTACTTTCAATGACCTTAAATTAGCTACTAGAAATTTCAGGCCTGAGAGTCTTCTGGGGGAGGGTGGTTTTGGTTGTGTCTTCAAAGGATGGGTGGAGGAGAATGGAACTGCCCCTGTGAAACCCGGCACAGGACTTACTGTTGCAGTGAAAACCCTCAATCATGATGGACTTCAGGGTCATAAGGAGTGGCTT GCTGAAGTTAATTTTCTTGGCAACCTTCTCCATCCCAATTTGGTTAAATTGATTGGTTATTGCATTGAAGATGATCAGAGGTTGCTGGTGTATGAGTTTATGCCTAGAGGAAGTTTAGAGAACCACCTCTTCAGAA AAGGGTCCTTGCCTCTTCCTTGGTCGATCAGAATGAAAATTGCACTGGGTGCTGCAAAGGGTCTTGCCTTCCTTCATGAAGAGGCTGAAAGATCAGTGATATATCGTGATTTTAAGACatctaatattttattagatgCT GAATACAATGCCAAACTCTCTGATTTTGGACTTGCAAAAGATGGTCCTGAGAGCGGCAAAACTCATGTATCTACTCGAGTAATGGGAACATATGGCTATGCTGCCCCAGAATACGTGATGACTG GACATTTGAGCTCAAAGAGTGACGTCTACAGTTTTGGAGTTGTTTTGCTTGAAATGCTGACAGGACGAAGATCTATGGACAAAAACCGTCCAAATGGGGAGCACAACCTTGTCGAATGGGCAAGGCCTCATTTTGGAGATAGGAGAAGATTCTATCGGTTATTAGACCCTCGTCTGGAAGGACATTTTTCAATCAAAGGTGCTCAGAAAGCTATACAACTGGCTGCTCAGTGTCTTAGCCGCGATCCCAAAGCTAGACCCCGAATGAGTGAAGTTGTTGAAACGCTAAAGCCTTTGCCTAACTTGAAGGATATGGCCAGCTCTTCCTATTATTTCCAAACTATGCAAGCAGATCGGAACAAGTCAAATATGCAAAACAAAAATGGTACCAGAACACCGGCAGGATTTGTAACAAGGAATGGACAAACACTGAGGAGCTTATCCAGTCTTAGCGACTCACGTGCTTCTCCATATAACCAGCCATACCAGTCACCAAAACCTACTGTGAAAAAATCATAG